One stretch of Microplitis mediator isolate UGA2020A chromosome 9, iyMicMedi2.1, whole genome shotgun sequence DNA includes these proteins:
- the LOC130675233 gene encoding ribonuclease Oy-like: MMNFKSFVYIFILIVVLSSADGSKKSTEHPNPCENNNNSTNKPINDIDILVLSQKWSPTICYQLQKRYKNYTSNLCNEKKWLISGLKPSLQHYPGPAFCNCSMEFDLLKLSPIMKDLETKWIDSLVNSHRNHSYLSHQWTKYGTCGTAINEINNQFNYFNKSLELFDKFNIERILSNNTINPGHSYRKKSFGAAFFKNFNNKVQLTCIVNHDTEEFYLSGIELCFDKQFNLVHCVGSGINRQTDKCPSKKRPIVYLDSILKQAN; the protein is encoded by the exons AtgatgaattttaaaagttttgtttatatttttatattaatagttGTGTTATCAAGTGCTGATGG TTCCAAAAAGTCGACAGAACATCCTAATCCctgtgaaaataataataattcaactaATAAGCCTATTAATGATATCGATATATTGGTATTAAGTCAAAAATGGTCTCCAACAATTTGTTATCAGTTGCAAaaacgttataaaaattatacaagtAATTTgtgcaatgaaaaaaaatggctcATTAGCGGACTAAAGCCTTCATTGCAGCATTACCCAGGCCCGGCATTTTGTAATTGCTCAATGGAATTTGATCTACTAAAATTATCACCAATCATGAAAGATTTGGAGACCAAATGGATCGACAGTCTTGTTAATAGTCACCGTAATCATTCTTATTTGAGCCATCAATGGACGAAATATGGTACATGTGGGACGgcaattaatgaaataaacaaccaatttaattactttaataaatCTCTTGAGctgtttgataaatttaatatagaaCGCATACTTTCTAATAATACCATTAATCCGGGGCATAGCTATCGTAAAAAATCATTTGGAGctgcatttttcaaaaatttcaataacaaaGTTCAACTAACGTGTATTGTAAATCAc GATACAGAAGAATTTTATTTGTCTGGAATTGAATTATGTTTTGACAAACAATTCAATCTTGTTCATTGTGTTGGAAGCGGTATAAACCGACAAACGGATAAATGTCCATCAAAGAAGCGCCCAATTGTTTATCTAGACAGTATTTTAAAGCAAGCAAactaa